In the genome of Hymenobacter taeanensis, one region contains:
- the gndA gene encoding NADP-dependent phosphogluconate dehydrogenase encodes MKATPETFSFGMIGLGTMGRNLLLNLADHDVAVAGYDKDAGKLTLLSEEGAGKPVKGFAELSQFVQSLSTPRAIMMLVPAGPIVDSVIEELKPLLAAGDIIIDGGNSHFTDTNRRADTLATAGFHFFGMGISGGEEGARFGPSMMPGGDKHAYQTLQPLFEAIAAQVDGQPCVAYMGPGAAGHFVKMVHNGIEYGLMQLIAETYDVMKRGLGLSNEVIGQVFERWNNGRLQSFLLDITKDIFRFQAPNTDHLLLDDIKDEARSKGTGKWTSQVAMELEMPIPTIDTAVSMRDLSKYKALRQQLAELYSPSPEPLPVDTDSFLQSLEEAFYFSMAITYAQGMHLLTKASRDYSYELHLADIARIWRGGCIIRSEFLNHIYSAFQQAPDLEHLLLDGQVQQVVNQAAPGARTVVAAAVTAGLGMPGYASALGYFDSLRTSRLPSNLIQAQRDYFGAHTYELVGKEGVFHTQWTPEHEDAANKQDTQVGEENKGEQPVIPNK; translated from the coding sequence ATGAAAGCAACTCCCGAAACCTTTTCGTTTGGAATGATTGGCCTAGGCACCATGGGCCGTAACCTGTTGCTAAACCTAGCTGACCATGATGTGGCAGTGGCTGGCTACGACAAAGATGCTGGTAAGCTGACCCTGCTAAGTGAAGAGGGAGCCGGTAAGCCCGTCAAGGGCTTTGCTGAGTTGTCGCAGTTTGTGCAAAGCTTAAGCACGCCACGTGCTATTATGATGCTGGTGCCTGCCGGGCCCATTGTGGACAGCGTGATTGAGGAGTTAAAACCCTTGTTGGCTGCCGGCGATATTATTATTGATGGTGGTAACTCGCATTTTACTGATACGAACCGCCGCGCCGACACACTTGCAACAGCGGGCTTCCACTTCTTCGGTATGGGCATATCGGGTGGGGAGGAAGGCGCGCGATTTGGTCCGAGTATGATGCCAGGCGGTGATAAACACGCTTACCAGACCCTACAGCCTCTGTTTGAAGCTATTGCGGCTCAAGTAGACGGCCAGCCGTGTGTAGCTTATATGGGCCCCGGGGCGGCGGGGCACTTCGTGAAAATGGTGCACAACGGTATTGAATATGGCCTCATGCAGCTGATTGCAGAGACCTATGATGTGATGAAGCGTGGTCTGGGCCTGAGCAATGAGGTTATAGGCCAGGTGTTTGAACGCTGGAATAACGGTCGTCTGCAGTCTTTCCTGCTCGACATTACCAAGGACATTTTCCGGTTTCAGGCTCCGAACACCGACCACCTATTGCTGGATGATATTAAAGACGAGGCTCGCTCTAAGGGAACCGGGAAGTGGACTTCGCAGGTAGCAATGGAGTTGGAGATGCCCATTCCCACCATTGATACTGCAGTTTCAATGCGCGACCTGTCTAAGTATAAGGCTCTTCGTCAGCAGCTCGCAGAACTGTACAGCCCTTCTCCTGAACCGTTGCCAGTAGATACTGACTCCTTTCTCCAAAGCCTGGAAGAGGCCTTTTACTTCAGTATGGCCATTACCTATGCGCAGGGAATGCACCTGCTCACGAAGGCTTCGCGGGATTATAGCTACGAGTTACATTTAGCTGATATTGCCCGCATCTGGCGCGGTGGCTGTATCATCCGTTCAGAGTTTCTGAACCACATTTATTCCGCCTTTCAGCAGGCCCCGGATCTTGAGCACTTGCTGCTCGACGGGCAAGTGCAGCAGGTAGTAAATCAAGCGGCGCCGGGTGCCCGCACAGTAGTTGCCGCGGCCGTAACTGCCGGACTAGGCATGCCTGGCTACGCATCAGCCCTGGGCTACTTTGATTCTCTGCGCACTAGTCGTTTGCCCTCCAACCTGATTCAGGCGCAACGCGATTATTTTGGAGCTCACACATATGAGCTGGTTGGCAAAGAGGGAGTCTTCCACACCCAGTGGACTCCGGAGCATGAGGATGCCGCCAACAAACAAGACACGCAGGTAGGAGAAGAAAATAAAGGAGAACAGCCAGTTATCCCGAATAAGTAG
- a CDS encoding UDP-glucose--hexose-1-phosphate uridylyltransferase gives MSNTSGLFAPTEQSHRRYNPLLGQWLLVSPHRSKRPWQGQQEKPAMEKRLAYDPTCYLCPGNSRAGGMQNPEYTSTFVFDNDFAALQTTVPIGGVNVRGLLRAEAESGVARVICFSPRHDLTLPEMEVTAIREVVDVWVKQYQELGARPDINYVQIFENKGAMMGASNPHPHGQIWAQRTVPDDPARETAQQLAYWTEHGRSLLTDYLDIELEERTRIVFQNEHFVVLVPYWAVWPFETLVIPRRHVQDLAQLTNEEKNALAEALQQLTIRYDNLFQISFPYSAGLHQRPTDGEAHESWHWHMHFYPPLLRSATVRKFMVGYELLANPQRDITAEVAAQRLRELPSTHYKHTQPQ, from the coding sequence ATGTCAAACACCTCCGGCCTCTTTGCCCCTACCGAACAATCGCACCGTCGCTACAATCCGTTGCTAGGCCAGTGGCTGCTGGTATCCCCGCACCGCTCAAAGCGCCCCTGGCAAGGTCAGCAGGAAAAACCGGCAATGGAGAAACGGCTGGCGTATGATCCTACTTGTTATCTCTGCCCCGGAAATAGCCGCGCGGGTGGTATGCAGAATCCGGAGTATACCAGCACATTCGTGTTTGATAACGATTTTGCAGCGCTGCAGACTACTGTGCCAATTGGTGGTGTGAATGTGCGCGGATTACTTCGGGCCGAAGCTGAGTCGGGTGTTGCTCGGGTAATCTGCTTTTCACCACGCCATGATCTTACACTGCCCGAAATGGAAGTAACAGCCATTAGAGAAGTAGTGGATGTGTGGGTGAAGCAATATCAGGAGCTTGGGGCACGGCCTGATATAAATTATGTGCAGATCTTCGAGAATAAGGGTGCTATGATGGGGGCTAGTAACCCGCACCCACACGGACAGATATGGGCGCAACGTACCGTCCCTGACGATCCAGCGCGAGAAACGGCTCAACAACTGGCCTACTGGACAGAGCATGGCCGTAGCTTGCTGACTGACTATCTGGACATTGAGTTGGAAGAACGGACACGCATAGTGTTCCAGAATGAACACTTTGTAGTGCTGGTACCTTATTGGGCTGTTTGGCCTTTCGAGACGTTAGTTATACCGCGCCGTCACGTGCAAGATCTTGCTCAGCTCACGAATGAAGAGAAGAACGCCTTGGCTGAGGCACTACAACAGTTAACCATTCGCTACGACAACCTGTTTCAAATATCGTTTCCTTACTCGGCAGGCCTACACCAGCGCCCTACTGATGGGGAGGCTCACGAAAGCTGGCACTGGCATATGCATTTCTACCCGCCACTGCTGCGGTCAGCAACGGTTCGCAAGTTTATGGTAGGGTACGAGCTACTCGCAAACCCTCAGCGGGATATTACAGCAGAAGTAGCAGCTCAGCGCCTGCGGGAGCTACCTAGCACACACTACAAGCACACGCAGCCGCAGTAA
- the galK gene encoding galactokinase, whose protein sequence is MDAELLSAEFHRRFGHAPLLVRAPGRINLIGEHTDYNLGFVLPGAIDRAIYFAIACNHQQEARLIAYDDQQDTLIIPVSSVTAGEKQWANYLLGVIAQFQQRGILVPGFDCIFGGDIPLGAGLSSSAALCCGFAFALNHLLDSGLDELTLAKMAQSAEHTYAGVRTGLMDQFASLFGKAGHVVRLDCRSLDYDYYPFDTAACNIVLCNSGVKHSLASTEYNTRRRECEQGVDVLKRHYTEVSSLRDVTLAQLDAQLEHLGPVIYKRCKYVVEENHRVEAASQALNESDLTTVGQLMFASHAGLRDEYEVSCCELDVLVEAARHLPGVFGARMMGGGFGGCTINLVTPEHVPAFERGMKEAYQRELGLSLETYHTVLVDGVSRVDQDLIA, encoded by the coding sequence ATGGATGCTGAACTATTGTCTGCTGAGTTCCATCGCCGATTTGGGCATGCTCCGCTGTTAGTGCGTGCACCTGGGCGGATTAACCTAATTGGTGAGCATACGGATTACAACCTCGGTTTTGTGTTGCCTGGTGCTATAGATAGGGCAATATATTTCGCTATTGCATGCAATCATCAGCAAGAGGCTCGGTTGATAGCCTATGATGACCAGCAGGATACCCTGATAATACCGGTGTCGTCTGTTACCGCAGGCGAGAAGCAATGGGCGAACTATCTGCTGGGAGTGATAGCGCAGTTCCAGCAAAGGGGTATTTTAGTTCCGGGCTTTGACTGCATTTTTGGCGGTGATATACCCTTAGGTGCTGGACTATCTTCTTCTGCCGCACTTTGTTGTGGGTTTGCCTTTGCGCTTAATCACTTACTGGATAGTGGCTTAGATGAACTCACTCTAGCGAAAATGGCCCAGAGTGCAGAGCATACTTACGCAGGAGTACGTACTGGCCTTATGGATCAGTTTGCCAGTTTGTTTGGTAAAGCTGGTCATGTTGTTCGACTTGACTGTCGCTCCTTAGATTACGACTATTACCCTTTTGATACGGCTGCCTGTAATATTGTGCTGTGTAATTCGGGCGTAAAGCATTCTTTAGCCAGTACTGAATACAATACCCGTCGTCGTGAGTGTGAACAGGGCGTAGATGTTCTCAAACGCCATTACACAGAAGTTTCAAGTTTGCGCGATGTAACATTGGCGCAGTTGGATGCCCAACTCGAGCACCTTGGACCTGTTATATACAAGCGTTGTAAGTACGTGGTAGAGGAGAACCACCGTGTTGAGGCTGCAAGTCAAGCGTTGAATGAAAGTGATTTGACTACAGTAGGCCAGTTGATGTTCGCCTCTCATGCCGGTTTGCGTGATGAATATGAGGTAAGCTGCTGTGAATTAGATGTATTAGTTGAGGCTGCTCGCCATCTTCCTGGTGTATTTGGCGCCCGAATGATGGGCGGCGGCTTTGGCGGGTGTACTATCAACTTGGTCACTCCTGAACACGTGCCGGCTTTTGAAAGAGGCATGAAAGAGGCTTATCAACGGGAACTAGGCCTATCACTGGAAACATATCACACGGTTCTGGTAGATGGCGTTTCACGTGTCGATCAAGATTTAATTGCCTAG